The following proteins are encoded in a genomic region of Leptospira ryugenii:
- a CDS encoding 3-deoxy-7-phosphoheptulonate synthase: MKRADNLRILEQHSLIPPSVIVEEYPLSDVASDLVTKTRAQISDLLHGKDTKRQLVVVGPCSVHDTKAVMEYASKLRPYIDSLKNELLIVMRVYFEKPRTTVGWKGLINDPDLDGSFHINKGLATARKLLLDLNNMGVPCGTEFLDVISPQYVADLVSWGAIGARTTESQIHRELASGLSAPIGFKNGTDGNVQIAIDALRSAGASHHFLSVTNQGSSAIFKTAGNPDTHVILRGHNKGPNFDEATVNELGAQIEKNNLPYRLMIDCSHGNSQKDFKKQPGVLEEVARQVASGSKYILGVMIESHLKEGNQSIDARPLTYGQSITDACVSWESTVPMLETLANAVKKRP, from the coding sequence ATGAAACGCGCCGACAATCTACGCATTCTGGAACAACATAGCCTCATTCCTCCTTCTGTCATTGTAGAGGAGTATCCATTATCTGACGTTGCATCAGATTTAGTCACAAAGACGAGAGCACAAATCTCAGACCTACTTCATGGCAAAGACACCAAAAGACAATTGGTAGTAGTCGGACCATGTTCTGTACATGACACAAAAGCGGTTATGGAATATGCTTCCAAACTCAGACCATATATTGATTCACTTAAAAATGAACTACTCATTGTTATGCGGGTTTATTTCGAAAAACCTAGAACTACAGTCGGTTGGAAAGGATTAATCAATGACCCTGACCTGGATGGCTCATTCCATATCAATAAGGGGCTAGCTACAGCACGCAAACTTTTACTTGATTTAAACAATATGGGTGTGCCTTGTGGAACAGAGTTCTTGGATGTGATCTCTCCGCAATATGTTGCTGATCTAGTATCTTGGGGAGCAATCGGCGCAAGGACTACAGAGAGCCAGATCCATAGAGAGTTAGCTTCAGGTTTATCTGCTCCTATTGGCTTTAAAAATGGCACAGATGGCAATGTCCAAATCGCAATTGATGCACTTCGTTCCGCAGGTGCTTCCCACCATTTTCTGTCTGTTACAAACCAAGGAAGTTCTGCTATCTTCAAAACTGCTGGAAATCCTGATACGCATGTCATCTTAAGGGGCCATAACAAAGGTCCGAATTTTGATGAGGCGACAGTCAATGAGTTAGGTGCACAAATCGAAAAAAATAACCTTCCTTACCGTTTGATGATCGATTGTTCTCATGGAAATAGCCAAAAGGATTTCAAAAAACAACCTGGTGTTTTGGAGGAAGTGGCACGCCAAGTGGCTTCTGGTTCAAAATATATTTTAGGTGTAATGATCGAAAGTCATTTAAAAGAAGGCAATCAGTCAATTGATGCAAGGCCATTGACATACGGTCAATCGATTACAGATGCATGCGTTTCTTGGGAGAGCACAGTACCCATGTTAGAAACACTTGCCAATGCAGTGAAAAAAAGACCCTAA
- the panB gene encoding 3-methyl-2-oxobutanoate hydroxymethyltransferase, whose product MKNIILQFKKKYEARSPISVITCYDYSFARLFADTNVDCILVGDSLGNVIQGQSSTIPVTLDEMIYHTKAVNRGAPGKTVIADMPFMSYQISVEEGMRSAGRIMKETTADCVKLEGDSDLVLELTRRLTEAGVPVFAHLGLTPQSVHTLGGHRVQGKTEESQKRMLEKAKQLQDAGAFALVLEMIPESLGKEITESLQIPTIGIGAGRFTSGQVLVMQDLLGMNETFRPKFLKTFANLSEQIKTSVNLYHSEVEGRSFPSQEHTF is encoded by the coding sequence ATGAAAAATATCATTCTTCAGTTTAAAAAAAAATACGAAGCGCGCAGCCCAATTTCGGTCATTACTTGCTATGACTATAGTTTTGCTCGTTTGTTTGCTGATACAAATGTTGATTGTATATTGGTTGGAGATTCTCTAGGAAATGTAATCCAAGGGCAATCATCCACAATTCCAGTAACTCTAGATGAAATGATATACCACACAAAAGCGGTCAATAGAGGTGCTCCAGGAAAAACTGTTATAGCCGATATGCCATTTATGTCCTACCAAATATCGGTAGAAGAGGGAATGAGATCAGCAGGAAGGATAATGAAAGAGACTACTGCTGATTGCGTAAAACTAGAAGGTGATTCAGATTTGGTTTTAGAGCTCACAAGGCGACTAACGGAAGCAGGTGTTCCTGTGTTTGCTCACCTTGGCCTGACTCCTCAATCAGTACACACATTAGGTGGGCATCGTGTGCAAGGAAAAACAGAAGAATCTCAAAAAAGAATGCTGGAGAAAGCAAAACAATTGCAAGATGCTGGTGCCTTTGCTCTCGTTTTGGAGATGATTCCGGAAAGCTTAGGGAAAGAAATCACCGAATCTCTCCAAATCCCAACCATTGGAATCGGAGCAGGTCGGTTTACATCGGGGCAAGTTTTGGTTATGCAAGATTTACTCGGAATGAACGAAACATTTCGCCCAAAATTCCTGAAAACTTTTGCAAACTTATCAGAACAAATCAAAACAAGCGTGAATCTCTACCACTCCGAAGTGGAAGGGAGATCATTCCCTTCACAGGAGCATACTTTTTAG
- a CDS encoding rhodanese-like domain-containing protein — protein MNVKTLKERLDARKAGKDSFFLLDVRNPNEQEIALIPGTDKLIPVGELSMRVAELNDQKENEILVYCRSGGRSGMACGILQDSGFKDCKNVAGGILAYSDQVDPTMKKY, from the coding sequence ATCAACGTAAAAACACTCAAAGAAAGACTCGATGCTCGGAAGGCAGGCAAAGATAGTTTCTTTCTATTGGATGTAAGAAATCCAAATGAGCAAGAGATCGCCTTGATCCCAGGCACGGACAAATTGATCCCTGTCGGGGAATTGTCTATGAGAGTAGCTGAACTCAACGACCAAAAAGAAAATGAAATCCTCGTTTACTGCCGCTCTGGAGGACGATCTGGTATGGCTTGTGGGATTCTGCAAGACTCCGGTTTCAAGGATTGTAAGAATGTTGCAGGCGGAATTCTTGCTTATTCTGACCAAGTTGATCCGACAATGAAAAAGTATTAG
- the folK gene encoding 2-amino-4-hydroxy-6-hydroxymethyldihydropteridine diphosphokinase produces the protein MKYRGISFLSLGSNLGDRHHFLDQAIWEIECMPEVQIVKKSIRKETAPLENTNQPYFLNQILKVRVSSSYTLPCFLENLLAIEDKLGRKRRSWKGPREIDIDILSFEEVVMNTAMLTLPHHSLFTRPFIREIVNEMGELDLYSRFDGSVYEKYHSSV, from the coding sequence ATGAAGTATCGGGGGATTTCATTCTTATCTTTGGGTTCTAACTTGGGAGACCGGCATCATTTTTTGGACCAGGCCATTTGGGAAATCGAGTGCATGCCAGAAGTCCAGATAGTGAAAAAATCGATTCGTAAAGAAACAGCCCCTTTAGAAAATACAAACCAGCCATATTTCCTAAACCAAATCCTAAAAGTTAGAGTTTCTTCTTCTTATACATTGCCTTGTTTTCTGGAAAACTTGCTCGCGATTGAAGACAAGTTAGGTCGAAAACGAAGATCTTGGAAGGGTCCAAGAGAAATCGATATAGATATTCTAAGCTTTGAAGAAGTAGTTATGAATACTGCAATGTTAACGCTACCTCATCATTCGCTTTTTACGAGACCATTCATTCGAGAAATAGTAAACGAAATGGGAGAGCTAGATTTGTACTCACGTTTTGACGGAAGTGTCTATGAAAAATATCATTCTTCAGTTTAA